The following nucleotide sequence is from Brachyspira suanatina.
AAACAGTCTCTAGCCTCTTGGGAATATTTTAATATAATGCTACCTTTTGTATATTTTACTAATCTGTATTTTTCCATAAATATATATTCTTTAATATTATTTACTTAAAAATTATAATACTTAGAAAAATTATGTCAACTATAAAAGGTTATACTATATAGTTTTTATATTCTTTAAAATAATTCTCTATATTTGTTACTGTAATATTAGATTTATTATCTAATTTTATATATTTAATATTTTTTAATTCATTACATATTTCTTTATCATCACTATCAAGATTGAGCATATTTTTTATATCTTCTATAGTATAAAATAATTTTAATTTTGTTATATCCTTATGGTATAAAGTTTCCATTTTTAGTACAGAATATATAATAATGATTAATTTAATATTTAATTTATCTTTTTTAATAGCTTTAACTTTTAAAACAGCATTATTTACTTTTATAGCCACCATTTTTACAAAATTAATTCTTGATTCTTTATTATTATATATCATTTCTATTAATTGATCTTTATTGATTATATTTATTATAGAATCTTCAAGAACTATAGCTGTTGTTAATAATGGCTTATATTCTAATGTAGGGTTATATCCATTTACAATATATCCATCTGTATAAATATTTCTAATTATCTGTTTGGAATTAACTATACTGTATATACCAACTTTACCTGACTGAATTATATATATATTATCACTTGAATATATTTCTGTATATATACAATATCCTTTAGGAAATTTATATATATTATTTTCTATATGTTCTAATTCTTTAGTAGATTTTTTATTTTCTATATTATTCATAAAGTCTTTTATTTTATTTATATCATTGTTTTCAGGGAAAAGTTCAATATATTTTAGGCATAATTTATAACTAGCATCTATATAACCATTAGTTTTATAAATATTTGCCATAGTTATAATATCATCTTTATTATACAAATCTACTTTATTGACAGCTAATATAGTGTAATACTTACTTAACCAAGTTTCTAATATAAAATATAAATAGCTGTACATTTTTGTAAGTAAATTTTCATCTTTTATGTTTATAATGCTTTCAATATTTATTCTTATAAGTTCTGAATCTTCTTCTATCTCAACAGTTGAAAAATATGGTTCTTCTATAATAGCTGATATTAATCCTATTAAGCTTCCTTTTTTACTTTTATGTTTATACTCTTTATAAAAATCATAATATGATGTAGCTTTACCATTCATTAATATGTAAAAATATTTTGAAGGATTTTCGCCGGATTTAATAATAATGTCATTTTTATTGAATTTAATTATATCATATTTTTCCATAAAAATCCTATTATACTTTATAATTAGTATATATCACAGCGGAGTATTATATTATAAAATAATGTTATGTCAATATTTCAGTTTTTAAAAATTTTTCTAATAATAGAATTATTAAGATATATTTGAATTTCTCTTTCTGTACATTTCATACTCTTTGAAAAAAAAATCTATATTTGGAATTATTATTTTTTCCTGACTAGAGAATAATATCACTTTTGTTTTATTCATTTCAGATTTTATATAATTAGTATTTTCTATACCAACCATAGAGCATATATCATTAATAGTGTATGGCAGCTCTAAAAAATCAATATTCTTATCAAATAGCAATTCTGTTTTAACAAATGAATATACCATACTATAAAATTTTCCTATAGGGCTTTTCATAGTAATGCTATAACTTTTTATTATTGTATTGTATGTTCTTCTCGCCATTATATTTACAAGATGATATTGAAGTTTTGTATTGTTAGAAGCTAGTCTTAAAAAATCTTCTTTGTTTATTACCTGTAATATTGTATCTTCTAATACTATACAAGTTGTAAGTAATAATTTATTTCCAAGTATAGGTTTATATCCTATGATATTTCCGCTTTTAAATATTATTCTAGTGATAATTTTTCCATCAAATACACTATATATACCAACTTTTCCATCTCTTATTACATATAGGTTTGTATTATTTTCTAATTCAGAAAATATGCATGTACCGTTTTTATATTCATATAGATTATAACTTATTTCTAAAGGTGGTTTTATATTATAATTAGTTTCTATATCATGTATTTTTTCGTTTATTTCTGTATGATCTTCATTTGGAAAAATTTCTATTATCTTTTTATATATATAAAGAGCAGCAGATTTATATCCATTATCATTATAAATATTTGCTATTTCTAGAGCATTATTTTCTTTATAGCTTCCTACATTTAAAGATTCTGACAATTTAAAGAAATATTTTCCTAACCATATTTCCATAAATTTTATTAAATACTTATATATTTTTTCTATTATTTTTGTATCTTCTATATTGTATATATCTTTTACATGTATTTCTACTAATTGCACATCAGTTACAGCAATTGCAGTTGAGTAGTAAGGCTCCGAAAGTACAGCGGAAACCATACCTATTATATCTCCTTGTGAAAATTCAAAATTAGTATTTTCTACAACATAGTTTTTTTCTATTATAATACCTTCTTTAATGATGTAAAATACATTTCTTGCATTTTCTCCGGCAACAAATATTGCGGAATCTTTTTTAAATTCAACTATATTAAAATCAATCATAATTAATACCTATAAATTTTATATATAGATATTATACTTTATAATCTGCATATAACAAGATATTAATTATTTTTATTAATGTGAATTTATAAAAATATAAAACATTATAATATTGTAATATTATACTTATAAAA
It contains:
- a CDS encoding cyclic nucleotide-binding domain-containing protein, producing the protein MEKYDIIKFNKNDIIIKSGENPSKYFYILMNGKATSYYDFYKEYKHKSKKGSLIGLISAIIEEPYFSTVEIEEDSELIRINIESIINIKDENLLTKMYSYLYFILETWLSKYYTILAVNKVDLYNKDDIITMANIYKTNGYIDASYKLCLKYIELFPENNDINKIKDFMNNIENKKSTKELEHIENNIYKFPKGYCIYTEIYSSDNIYIIQSGKVGIYSIVNSKQIIRNIYTDGYIVNGYNPTLEYKPLLTTAIVLEDSIINIINKDQLIEMIYNNKESRINFVKMVAIKVNNAVLKVKAIKKDKLNIKLIIIIYSVLKMETLYHKDITKLKLFYTIEDIKNMLNLDSDDKEICNELKNIKYIKLDNKSNITVTNIENYFKEYKNYIV
- a CDS encoding cyclic nucleotide-binding domain-containing protein, with translation MIDFNIVEFKKDSAIFVAGENARNVFYIIKEGIIIEKNYVVENTNFEFSQGDIIGMVSAVLSEPYYSTAIAVTDVQLVEIHVKDIYNIEDTKIIEKIYKYLIKFMEIWLGKYFFKLSESLNVGSYKENNALEIANIYNDNGYKSAALYIYKKIIEIFPNEDHTEINEKIHDIETNYNIKPPLEISYNLYEYKNGTCIFSELENNTNLYVIRDGKVGIYSVFDGKIITRIIFKSGNIIGYKPILGNKLLLTTCIVLEDTILQVINKEDFLRLASNNTKLQYHLVNIMARRTYNTIIKSYSITMKSPIGKFYSMVYSFVKTELLFDKNIDFLELPYTINDICSMVGIENTNYIKSEMNKTKVILFSSQEKIIIPNIDFFFKEYEMYRKRNSNIS